The sequence GCATCAGCAGCGCGGTGAACGCCATGGACAGGGCGAAGAGCACGAGGGCGACGACGCACGCGGAGCCGTAGTCGAAGCGCTGGAAGCCGAGGTTGTAGACCAGCTGGGGCAGGGTGAGCGTGGACCTGTCCGGGTAGCCGGGCTCGAACTGGGCGCCCGCGCCCTGGATCACCCCGGAGGCCACCTTCCCCGCGACCAGCGGCTCCGTGTAGCACTGCATGGCCTGGATCACGCCGGTGACGACGGCGAACATGACGATGGGGGAGATGTTCGGCAGCGTCACGTACCGGAACCGCTGCCAGGCGGAGGCGCCGTCCAGCTCGGCCGCCTCGTACTGCTCCCTCGGCACGTCGAGCAGCGCGGCCATGAAGATCACCATCAGATCGCCGATGCCCCACAGCGCGAGCAGGGTCAGCGCCGGCTTGGACCAGTCGGGGTCGTCGAACCAGCCCGGCGCCGGGATCCCCACCTTCTCCAGGAGTGAATCGACCGGCCCGGTACCGGGGTTGAGCAGGAACGCGAAGGCCATGGTGGCGGCGACCGGCGGGGCGAGGTAGGGCAGGTAGAACAGGGTGCGGAAGACGCCCGTACCCGTCTTGATCTTCGTGATGAGCATCCCGATGCCGAGCCCGAAGGCCACGCGCAGGGTCACCATCACCACGACCAGCCACAGGGTGTTGCGCAGCGCGGGCCAGAACAGCGGGTAGTGCTCGAAGACGTAGGCCCAGTTCTTCCCGCCGCTCCAGGTGGGCGGCCGGAAGCCGTCGTAGCGCATGAAGGAGAAGTAGACCGTGGAGATCAGCGGGTACGCGAAGAACACCGCGAAGCCGATCAGCCACGGCGACAGGAAGGCGAGCGTGCGCAGCGCCGAGCGGCGGCGCTTGGCGGCCAGGGTGAGCGTGCTCATGGGCTACTTCGCCTGCGCGATGTCCGTGTCGATCTGCGCGGCGGCCTTCTTCAGCCCGGCCGTCAGATCCGTGACCCTGCCGCTCTCGTAGTCGTAGCCCAGCTGCTGGAGCGTCACCAGGTACTGGCCGCCGTTGAGGGAGGCCGGCGTGGTGGTGGAGTCGGGGTCGGCGGCGATGTCCAGGAAGGTCTTGAAGCGCGGGTCGTACTTCAGCTCGGGGGACTTGAGGGCCGCGAGGGTGGACGGCACGTTGTGGATGGCGTTGGCGAAGCCGACCACGGCGTCCGTGTCCGTGCTGATGTACTTCACGAACTCCCAGGCGGCGTTCCGCTTGTGGCTGGTGGCGGCGATGCCGGTGATGGTGCCGGTGATGTAGCCCTTGCCGTACTGGTCCAACTGATCGTCCGGTACGGGCAGCGGGGCGACGCCTATCTCGAACTTCGGCTTGGTCTGCTCGGCCATCCCGAGCCGCCACTCGCCGTCCAGCTGCATGGCCACCTGACCCGTATGGAAGGGGTGTTTGGCGCCCCACTCGTCGCCGAGGGTGGCGCGGAACCTCTCCAGCTTCCGGAATCCGCCGAGTTCGTCCACGAGCCGCTTCTGAAGCGCGAACCCCTCCTGGAACGCCGGGTCCTTGGCGACGTTCGACTTGCCGTCCGCGGTGAAGTACGTCGGCGAGAACTGGCCGAAGTAGTGCTCGGTGGTGGTCTCCCAGCCGTGGTAGTCGGGCATGAACCCGAGCTGCTTGTACGAGTCCCCGTCCGGCACGGTGAGTTTCCTGGCGTCGGCCTCGAACTCGCTCCACGTCTTGGGAGGTTGCCCGATCCCGGCCTTCGCGAACGCCGTCTTGTTGTAGTACAGCCCGTACGCGTCCCCGAGCAGCGGCACGGTGCAGCGGTCGCCGTCGAACCGGGTGTACTCGTTCATCGCCTTCGGGAAGGTGCGCGCGGGGTCGATGCCCGCCTTCTTCAGGAAGGGATCGAGGTCGATCAGCGCGCCGGAGGAGCAGAACTTGCCCACGTTGTTGGTGGTGAAGGAGGAGATCACGTCCGGGGCGTCGCCGCCGCCCGCGCGCAGCGCCTGGTTGATCTTGTCGTCGGTCATGTTGCCGACGATGCGCACATGGATGTCGGGGTGCGCCTTCTCGAACCCGGCGACCAGGGACTTGACCGCCGCCACCTCGTTCGGCGCGCTCCAGGCGTGCCAGAAGGTGATCGTCGTGTCCTTGGTGGGATCGTCCGTGGCACCCGCGTCGGACTGCCCGGTGCAGGCGGCGGTCAGCAGCACGGCGGAGGCGGTGAGGGCGAGGGCGGCTGCGCGGGTGGCTCTGGTGACTCCGGATGTTGCGGTGGGCATGGCGGATCTCCCAGGACGGTCGGGTCGGGGTGGGGAGGGCGCGGTGCGGGGGTATTCCGGGACCCGGGCTTTCCGGGGTGGCCGGGGTCCGGTCAGCGGGAGGTGTCGAAGACCTCGTCCCGGGTGGTGGCGAGCGCGGACTCCAACGCGCCGCGCAGGACGGGGTGTTCGCGGATGTCGCCGAGGACGAGCCGGGGCCGGGCCGCCGCCAGCTCCTCCAGTTCGGCCTGGATCAGGGCGCGCAGCACCTCGCCGCCCGCGGTCAGGGCGGAGCCGCTGAGCACGACGAGTTCGGGGTCGAGGACCGAGACGAGCGCGGCGAGACCGGTGGCGAGGCGGGTCGCGTACGCCTTCAGCAGCTCCCGGTGCGGGCCGCCCGCGTGGTCGGCGGCACGGGCCAGCAGCTGTCGCGCCGCCTCGGTGTACGGCCCCGGCGGCACGTCCGGGACGCCGAGTTCACGGGCCAGCTTCGGCAGCTCCTGGGCGCCGGCCAGCTCCTGGTAGCCGCCGCTGTTGGCCCGGGTCACCTGGCGCACCAGGGGCGTGCCCGGCACCGGCAGGAAACCGACCTCGCCGGCGCCGCCGGTCCAGCCGCGGTGCAGCCGGCCGCCGAGCACGAGGGCGGCGCCGAGGCCCTCCTCGTTCCACAGCAGCACGAAGTCCCCGTGGCCGCGGGCGGCGCCGAGGCGCTGTTCGGCGACGGCGACGAGGTTGACGTCGTTCTCGTACTCGACCGGCATCGGCAGCGCGGCGGCGAGTTCGTCGAGCAGCGCGGGGGAGTGCCAGCCGGGCAGGTGCGAGGCGTAGCGCAGCCGCCCGGTGTTCGGGTCGAACGCACCGGGCGTGCCGATGACGACCCGGTGCAGCTCGCCGCGGGTCAGCCCGGCCGACTTCACGGCGCCGTCGAGGGCGTCGGTGACCTGTCGTACGACGGACTGCGCGGGCCTTCTGCCGGGGGTGGGCAGCTCGTACTCGCCGACCGTGCGGCCGGTGATGTCGGCGACGGCGGCGCGGATGCGGTCCGGGGCGACATCGAGTCCGGCGGCGTGGGCGGCACCGGGGTTCACCGCGTACAGCTGGGCGCTGGGCCCCGGCCGCCCCTCGCTGGTCCCGGTGACCCGGACCAGCCCCGCGGCCTCCAGGCGGGCCAGCAGCTGGGAGGCGGTGGGCTTGGACAGCCCCGTCAGATTCCCGATCCGGGTCCGGGACAGCGGCCCGTGCTCCAGCAGCAGATCCAGCGCGGCACGATCGTTCATCGCCCGCAGCACGCGCGGGGTCCCCGGCGTACCGGCCGTTCCTGCCATGGATCCCGCCACCTGCCTCACTGTTAGGAAACTTTCCTATTGCGCCCGAACGTAAGCCCGGCGGGGAGGGGGCGTCAATACGTGAGACCCCCGAGGCAACGGAGTCGTTATCTCGGGGTGCGGAGGGCTCGTCAGCTGGTGACGAGGAAGGGGCTGGTGTCGAGGGTGGGGTACGGCGCCGGAAGGGGGAGGGGGTCGCCGAGGTCGACCTTGATGTCGTGCTCGTAGTAGGCATCTACGGGGTTGTCACCGGAAAGCGTCGGTCCGGTGTAGCAGTGGGCCGTCCGCGTTTCGCGGTTGATCAGGACATGGACCGGGATTCCGGCTGCGGCGTAAGCGGCCAGCATGGCGCCCGTGTCGATGGCGTGGTTGGACGACGTGACCTCGCCGACCAGAGCGATCATGCCGATCGGGTACCAGCCCTTGTGGACCCTGAGATACGAGCTGTCCAGTTCGGTCGGCTCACGGCGCAGGATGTAGAAGTCGGGGATCACCAATGCCATGGTGCTGCCGTCCTGGTGGGCCGCGCGGAAGCCCATGCCCATACCCGCCAGATCGAGTCCGGCCATGTGGAGCTGGAAGGTGAGCTTGACCGCGCCCTTGCTGTGGTTGTAATCCGGCTGCGGCGGCACGATGACCGTCCCCTCGATGTACTCGGGTCGAATCGGCGCCACCGACGCCTTCTCGAACGCGATCAGCAGATCGATGGGGTCCTGCGTCATCATCGGCTCCACGAGAGGTCCGGCGCTCATCGCTCGTTCTCCTTGTCGCATCGATGCCAGGCTAAGCCCGCTCCGGGCGCCCCGGCAGAACGATGGGGCACCCCGAACGCCACCGCGCCGGAATGCCCCACCCCTTCACTCGAACGAGTGTGCTGAACCGTTCCCCTACTTCCGGGGCGGGACCGTTCGCTGGGTCGTGATCGGGGTCGCGGCCATCGACTGGGGGGAGTCGGCGTTGGAGAAGGCGGAGGGGGCGGCGACCGCGGCGGTGGGGTCGGGGGCGTCCGCCACGTCCTCGATCGCCGTCGCGCCGCCCACGATGCGGATGTGCGCCGCGTCGAAGGCGCGCTTGATGCGCCAGCGCAGCTCGCGTTCGACGGCGACGGACTTGCCGGGCATGGTCTTCGCGGAGACGCGGACCACCATGGAGTCGATGAGCACGGA is a genomic window of Streptomyces sp. WP-1 containing:
- a CDS encoding carbohydrate ABC transporter permease, whose protein sequence is MSTLTLAAKRRRSALRTLAFLSPWLIGFAVFFAYPLISTVYFSFMRYDGFRPPTWSGGKNWAYVFEHYPLFWPALRNTLWLVVVMVTLRVAFGLGIGMLITKIKTGTGVFRTLFYLPYLAPPVAATMAFAFLLNPGTGPVDSLLEKVGIPAPGWFDDPDWSKPALTLLALWGIGDLMVIFMAALLDVPREQYEAAELDGASAWQRFRYVTLPNISPIVMFAVVTGVIQAMQCYTEPLVAGKVASGVIQGAGAQFEPGYPDRSTLTLPQLVYNLGFQRFDYGSACVVALVLFALSMAFTALLMRRRGGLIQAGD
- a CDS encoding ABC transporter substrate-binding protein codes for the protein MPTATSGVTRATRAAALALTASAVLLTAACTGQSDAGATDDPTKDTTITFWHAWSAPNEVAAVKSLVAGFEKAHPDIHVRIVGNMTDDKINQALRAGGGDAPDVISSFTTNNVGKFCSSGALIDLDPFLKKAGIDPARTFPKAMNEYTRFDGDRCTVPLLGDAYGLYYNKTAFAKAGIGQPPKTWSEFEADARKLTVPDGDSYKQLGFMPDYHGWETTTEHYFGQFSPTYFTADGKSNVAKDPAFQEGFALQKRLVDELGGFRKLERFRATLGDEWGAKHPFHTGQVAMQLDGEWRLGMAEQTKPKFEIGVAPLPVPDDQLDQYGKGYITGTITGIAATSHKRNAAWEFVKYISTDTDAVVGFANAIHNVPSTLAALKSPELKYDPRFKTFLDIAADPDSTTTPASLNGGQYLVTLQQLGYDYESGRVTDLTAGLKKAAAQIDTDIAQAK
- a CDS encoding ROK family transcriptional regulator, with protein sequence MAGTAGTPGTPRVLRAMNDRAALDLLLEHGPLSRTRIGNLTGLSKPTASQLLARLEAAGLVRVTGTSEGRPGPSAQLYAVNPGAAHAAGLDVAPDRIRAAVADITGRTVGEYELPTPGRRPAQSVVRQVTDALDGAVKSAGLTRGELHRVVIGTPGAFDPNTGRLRYASHLPGWHSPALLDELAAALPMPVEYENDVNLVAVAEQRLGAARGHGDFVLLWNEEGLGAALVLGGRLHRGWTGGAGEVGFLPVPGTPLVRQVTRANSGGYQELAGAQELPKLARELGVPDVPPGPYTEAARQLLARAADHAGGPHRELLKAYATRLATGLAALVSVLDPELVVLSGSALTAGGEVLRALIQAELEELAAARPRLVLGDIREHPVLRGALESALATTRDEVFDTSR
- a CDS encoding Uma2 family endonuclease, translated to MSAGPLVEPMMTQDPIDLLIAFEKASVAPIRPEYIEGTVIVPPQPDYNHSKGAVKLTFQLHMAGLDLAGMGMGFRAAHQDGSTMALVIPDFYILRREPTELDSSYLRVHKGWYPIGMIALVGEVTSSNHAIDTGAMLAAYAAAGIPVHVLINRETRTAHCYTGPTLSGDNPVDAYYEHDIKVDLGDPLPLPAPYPTLDTSPFLVTS